Sequence from the candidate division WOR-3 bacterium genome:
GACTTATACCGAAATATTCATGAGCAATTCTGTTTCTGAAATCAATTATGTCTCTCCAAGGAATTTCGCTATACTTATTTTTTATTTCTTCAGGAATATTTCTGGATGCTTCACCAATTATTTCTAAATTCCTTACCACGGCATCAATTGTTTTGCTATCATTTTTAAAATCATCGAATTGAAAATCTCCAATATATCTTTCAATCTTTTCAATACACTCTAAAATATCTTCTATGTATAATTTCCAGTTTCTCTTAG
This genomic interval carries:
- a CDS encoding DUF86 domain-containing protein, which produces MSKRNWKLYIEDILECIEKIERYIGDFQFDDFKNDSKTIDAVVRNLEIIGEASRNIPEEIKNKYSEIPWRDIIDFRNRIAHEYFGISLSIAWYIIKQELPKLKQQIKQILESETK